From the genome of Nicotiana sylvestris chromosome 1, ASM39365v2, whole genome shotgun sequence:
TGACCCAGCATTCTTCAACCTTCAATACTCATGTCAATAGAAATCAATTCAAGCAAACTAAACGGTGCACGAAAGGGAGAAAAAAAACCGGAACAAAATTTCACTTCCGAAAAGTCAAACATCATCATATTATTTAACAAATACCTCTACTTAGTGGAATTTCATTGTTTAGGAGAAAAGCCTTCAATTTATTAGATTTAGCACTAAgagtgtattgggaaaaattatatttaaatataaaggtgacgtgtcgaATACGTGTCGAAATACatagactggtcaaatggtcaaagaattacaatTAGCCAAGatgcacgagttgcaacagatacgagcaaatggcagaggaagaggcacgAGCAGGAATACAAATAACCCAGCAcccgtacctatctaagtcatttatgtccgagaatcaaaaagggatgaatctgacaatagaaaagagtgcaaataCGTCATTTAATAGGAattaaatgtggaatacgttagagaatttgtattaaatataatgattatgtaacgtagcattcaatgtctttaattactcataatagcctcattatgatttgggcaaaactTATATCTCCAAGACATCTATAAAAGTGAGATATCTGATTAACTGGGAGGACATGAAATACTATTGATATAAacttggtttacttgtttttctcttgattactctcttgctacctaaattacttccttttatacactcttttgattatcagtaacccgtgttcttctaaattctagctttgactaaaatttcattttttggttaaacaaattggttccgtcaTATTTTGGAATCTGATaatcattttgaacttttttggaattgggaatggagcagcactaggcttccagggttgttgtgaatatctatccatatctacctctttgattatgggcggcaccccgggtatctgttctatgcgctcactttgctctttgagctgtttctgcaaggttagtactaagtTTTGTAAATTTGAATTAACTAAATTATCTGGTTCTCCATCCTGCGATTCACTGGGAGTTCCACCGCTACCTGAATTAACAAGCCCGGAATGAGGGTTCTCCagagtgttgttatttggagtaggtgtgggtggtgcagcaggtaaCTGGCTAACCAAGGCCTGAACGACTTTATTGACCTGTGCGGTAATAAGTTTTTGCAAAGCCTCATCCGTAGCTTCAACATTTTCGAATTGAGCATGTTCATCAGTAaacaaggtaaacaatcccctatctactatgttagtaaatctttgttagatgcggagacgcgatatcctcagttagaaaaacttgcacctgcattaatcatggcatctagaaagttaagaccttactttcagtgtcatcctatcgccgtagtaactgcctaccctttacgtaatatattacataagcatgagctatcaggtaggttagctaagtgggaaatagagttaagtgaatacgaaatcacataccaacctagaCTGCTATAAAATcgtgttagctgatttcgtggccgGTTTTAGCCAAGAggtgcaattagaagcagaaaaagaattacaggtattCAATGGGGCTAACCCGggaacttgaattttattcactgatggctcatctaatgtaaaaggtgcaggtttaaggattgtcttggtaccacctacgggtgagaccATTCGACAAGCTGTTAAATGTCACTCCATAACTAACAATAAAGCGGAGTATGAgactatgattgcaggtctagaattggcacgagagcttggcataaatcagattataattaagattgattcgcaactcgtggttaatcaaatgctggggacttatacatcTAGTGAAGCAAGGATGCAAtaatacttagaaaaggtacgggaattgataaagcaatttcaaacctggaaagttatacaaataccaagggatgaaaatgttgaagcggaCACCCTAGCTAATCTGCATCTGCAGCTGATGTGGAAAGCGATGCAAACGCCTCAAttatacatttgtttcattcagttatcgatcctgataagaatgaggtaaattttaataatttaacttgggattggaggaacgagattgttgcttttttgcagtatggtaccgtccctAATGATAAAAAGAAAGCTCATGCGCTTCAAAAGAAGGCTGCTCGGTActgtttaaagcaaggcaatttaTATCATAAAATGTTCgatggtcccttagcaagatgcctcggaccttcgcAAACGGAGTATGTAATGAAAGAAATACACGAAGGACATTGCGGGtatcacgcaggaggaaggtcattgctaacaaccttaattagggcaggttattactggcctaaaatggaaaaagaagcagaacgtttcgtggccaaatgtgataaatgccaaaggtacggtaacaatatgcatagacctgcagagTTGTTACACCCGGTCATTGCCCCATGACCATTTATgtaatggggaatggatatcgtgggtccattaccacaagcaaaaggacatgTAAAGTTTCTGCtagtactcactgattattttactaaatgggtggaggcaggagcatttaaacaggtgcgagaaaaggaagtcaaagattttctttggcggaatatcatatgccgattcggtgtaccaaaagagatcgtgtgtgataatgaccctcaatttattggagctcaaatcacagaattctttcaaagttggcaaattaaaaggattacgtcaacaccTTATCATTCGGTGGGTAATGAGCaagcagaatcaacgaacaaggttattatcaataatttaaagaaacaattagaggaatcaaaaggtaactggcctgaagtgttacctgaagttttatgggcatatcgcataactgcaaaaacaagtataggagaaacaccattttcattggtttatggagctgaggctttaattccagttgagataggggaaccaagtacgcggttcacacaggcgacacaagaatctaatgacgaggagatgcgggtcaatctAGATTTACTCAAGGGGAGGAGAGAAGCTGTATTGCTAAGAATGACAGCACAAAAGGAAGTCATATAACGATATTACAaccgaaaagcacgcctcagattcttcaaagtgggggacttcgtgcttaaaaaggtttttcaatccacAAAGGCAGCTAACgcgggtaaattaagtccaacatgggaaggaccctatagagttTGTAATATGGCAGGCAATGGAGCATATGAGCTGGAGACAATGGATgacaagatactaccttcacattggaatgctgttcatttgaagagatattatttctaaggaatacccacggtcaggtatcactattttaaatttaatttttgaattgttaaaattttactaacaattttagatgataggcaaaaagctaacccgtactaaatgatgagtcacgacctgtaaggcacacagaataacctaaaattactagcctagggttacaattattctgatagaaattcataCGGGTTAAGCAGTTTTCATCTaaaatcgcacctccgagtcccatatgttttttcttttcaagaaacggaccaaatgagagaatctatcaagtgctcgaggcttcatacttcaatactcaaacacttgggggactacataatatacacagatatgtgtataaagaaggcaaagaagattaagaaaaatcaagcctaaaagagtcaagtgcagagtaaaagtcacaaGGTCATGAGATgaagccacgagctaaggccaaagaaaaacctcactatagttagggtaaaggctatgtactaaaatgggttataagaaaaaaccccgtgtctattattcttctttggaaaaaatctgttacaagaaaaacagttacgagaaagttatagatgtaattcaaatacatgtaaagtattattcaaaactagtcaaagttatttcaaagaaacatgtgtgttcctatttcttttattgtATGACAACACCATTataaagttgagacgtcttcttcatagTGTCGAAGTATAGAAGGGCCCtattttataaaactcatgtttaaattaattagtcatgaggttaacagaagcatttttgaataacaaaaatgcaaattattctgtaagtccttaaaaacaaaaggcaagaataaagcaaACAGAAGTTTAAtataataacatgaaaaacttcttaatatgtaaaaaatctaagactaagttcgaacttagcCATAAAACTATGAAATTGTTTATACAGATTGCCtcataaaagacttggggacttgcgtttccaaaatcaaccctcaaatgaagctaagggtttgattacaattttccaaaataaaaaacaagaacaaaatcattaaaactggtcactgagaagtttgtggaactGAAGCAGGAACATCAATAGCAGcgggctcaatttgggcaggtgcatcaatagatgcggtttcaacttggcttgTAACAACATGCTCGATTCGGCTTGAAAGAGTTGGGATATTCGTATCAACTTCAACATTCACGGAAGCTTCAACCACGGGAGAAGAGAAGTCCTGAGTTTGTTGAGctttttcaatggtttcattgatcttagctaactctgactccaggttgaagttttcttggccagcttcaattAGGGTATCTCGACGTGAATTCAAATATGTCCAACTTACCTCAAcatcagatttttcttcaagggtctcataatccttttcccaatcaGCAATCTCATTCTTTAGCTCTTTATTTTCAGCCAAACGGAGttgtaagaagcttgaagagagacATGTGAGCTCTCTAAAGTACGAACCTTATCAGCCGAGACTcgaaggtcttcttgtgcttgagttaactttgcacgagctccccagcataaacttctttttgactcaaaagagccttcaactctccGTTCTCTTCGCTGGCCTTAGATAGTTTCTCTGAGaaggaagattcgagacgttttttgtctttttctgctTGGCTTGAGGAGGCTTTTGCAACCGCTAACTCTGAAGTTAAAGCCCACACCTGCTGTTCTAGGGTACTCTTGCCTTCTTGTAAATCTTCCATATCAATTTGTGCACTCTCAAATTGTTCCTTATAGTTGATCGCCTCTAACTGAGAATCACGTGCTACCTTCTCCAAGAGAGGGATTCTGTTCATCATTtctgtgccgataagattggcctaaaaaaaagggaagggaaataagaatataagaatcccaaagataaaaaaatttTACAAGGTAAAGAAGGGAGAGAAGGAAAGTACCTTCAAagtggcatgcacgatatcattcattagagTTAGGGAACTATAGCTctccagctttgctttttcaattggaCCGATTAAAGGCTCCAGCCATACATCTGCCTGACCTGACTTCCTCAAAAGGCTGCTATCAGCAGGAACTTCAATGGTTACCCTCCTCATAGCGacacttctacttgaagagcccgCTTCCGTATGGTGAACGATAGGAGGGGGAGTTGTCGAAGGAGGAACGGTAGAGGAAGTGAAAATAGTAGAAGAAGGAACAGAAACAACTAGGGCTGGTAAGGAAGGAATCACAAGCATGAGAGTTTGAGAAAGAAGATAAGGGTATTTCATCTAAAACAGGCCCTAAAATTCCACTGCCAAAACCACTGAAGAAAAGTTGATCAATAGATTCATGAATATGATAGGGAGTGACGTCATAGTTAGGAATTATTACTGGGGTTTCAACAGGTTCAGTAAGAGGAACAGAAAGACGAGGGGAAACTTCAGCTTCGTCATCAAAGACGATGCGTCTCCTAGCTCGTGGCCTCGTCACCAGGGAACCCCCATCTTCCTATTCTTCAGagtcttcttcttcaacagttttcctttttgcagaagaagaatccaagactatttctcgggctcttTCTAAAGAGATACGGGTTCCCGAAGGAGTACGGATTCCCGAAGAGACACGAAAGGCCgcaactgcttcagcagtaacTCCTTGAATAGAAAATCCTAATAAAAAGAAGAATGGAAGTTAGAACCATTAAGAAAAATATATACATGCGTGAAAGATGAAataaaaactcttaccatgagtctttactttCCAACCGTAACGGTTAGAAAATGTTTTCCAAGACCTACCATCTATTGGTGCGgtcttcagcaatttatctacccaaccacggaaattgggaatATTCTCCAccactcccatggttgctaaaaaaagaggcaaaaattagagaagttgataaacttgaaggaaaaaggtacgagatggataaaagacttacgtgcaaaattccacttctcagggaagggaacgttattctcacccactaaaccaagagtgggggcagcaacaaatcgggcataccagccacggtctttgtcatcttcagggctcactaaaaccctcttactcctggctaCTAGGGTAAAAATTCCATTACGGAAAAGTctaggggagtaaagatgaatcaggtGAGGGAAAGTAAAGGAAACGTCAGCCAAATTggttaaatgcctcaaacaggcaaaaaCCCTCCATATGATTAGGCCAATTTGACCCAATCAGACATTAAAGAAATGACAAAATTCAAGGATAACTGGGTCAATAgctggtttgaaccctaaagtgaaagggtatgtataaacaaaagagaacccagtcaagtaagaagtaattctctgatttggattagggataataatgggaaaatcattactccaatggcAGTCTTTGCGAACTACAGGAGTCAAAacttctgtaatttgagtggggtaaACGTCAGCACGATCTAAGGCGGGaacctggtttctaagagattccctatcATGGTAAAAATATAGTTCTGTAGGGACTATCTCCTCTACTAAAGGTTCACGTAatggttcagaaggttctttatccctagaagaagatctgtgagaaagggaacctctggttctgGAGGAAGGACCAGAACTAAGAGAAGGTATAGACGAACCACCACCGCGAGTAGACCCTAAGCTACGAAGTCTACCTCCCCTTCTATGTCTAATAGGGGCATTAGGGAAGGTATCAACAATGGGAACTCTCCTAGGGTTAGGATTTGGTGAAGACATGGCGAAGAAGAATAATGTGAGgaattaagtgttcaataagctttatgtggtaaaagacaaggaaagaagttatatttatattaatatgCCACCGCCAAAGGTAAAGGTGCAGTgatggaaggaccataataataataactggcacttcgtgaatagtggagccATAAAAAGCCTTGAAAAGGGCTGCAAAACTGCAGAACCAATGGAAAAAAGACACGTGTacggagcattaaatggaagcgacaattgaagcgtcaattttgtcatagcattaatggtgacaaaaattctcttttaatgaaatccacttcccaaatattcaactgatgaataaatggaaagtggggagactatctgtattggaaaaaattgtatttaaatataaatgTGACGTGTCGAATACGTATCGAAGCACGTAGACTGGTCAACTGGTCAAAGAATTACAATTAGCCAAAAGGCACGAGTTGgaacagatacgagcaaatggTAGAGGAAGAGGCATGGGCAGGAATACAAATAACCTAGCAcccgtacctatctaagtcatttatgtccgagaatcaaaaAGGATGGATatgacaatagaaaagagtgcagatacgacatttaataggcattaaatgtggaatacgttagagaatttgtatagaatataatgattatgtaacgtagcattcaatgtctttaattactcataatagcctcattatgatttgggcaaaatGTATATCTCCAAGACATCTATAAAAGagagatatctgatcaattgGGAGGACACAATATACTATTGAtataaactttggtttacttgtttttctcttgattactctcttgctacctaaattacttccttttatacactcttttgattatcagtaacttgtgttcttctaaattctagctttgactaaaatttcatttttttgttaaACAAAGAGAGTGTTATTTGACAAGCTACATATATGGAATTCAAGACGAAAGAACACTATCGCCATAGAACCAAACTGTGGCAATAGTGTTCTCTCGTCATTCAAATGGTGAATCACTGGAGCCAAATCCATCTTGCGTCGACTAGAGGCGATAGATCAAAAATAAAATCACCCGTTTGATTAAACACATTGTCAATCGGGTCAAGGGATAGTAACTCATATACCGAGAGAAAACTTTTGCGCAATTCTATTAGTGCTATTGGTGGGTCCCTCCATAAAGAGAAGGGGAACTCAACAATGAACATTAAAGTTATTGTATCTCAAAAGACAATAAGGCATACAATAGCACCtatatttgtaacgacccgaccagtcgttttgagcttttgcactttgatcgccagttctcgggcatgacttgccccgtgtggtgtattatgacttatgtaaatcattggtgttgggttttaggttaatcagaatgaatttggatgaacctttctcagttgaagcttgaaatttgaaaggtttgaccaagatttgacttgtttgtatttgatctcggatttaaatttttatggtttggttagctccgttatgtgatttgggacttaggagcgtgatctgaatgcattttggaagttcatggaaggtttaggcttgaattggcgaaattgagatttcaagctttccttcattaacgtgataataagctggacacccaaatactcgtaagtatgaatagttagagggttcacctgaccatacctcattcggagtcttaaagtcaattgccgatgctggagatcgattgacaatatgagcagcagtgtgaactgcttcagcccaaaatactttggacattttggcttgtaggagcatacaacgagccttttcaagaagagttctgttcattctctcggcaactccattctgctgtggggtatgcctgacagtcctatgtcttgagatcccatgaaccttgcagaattcattaaactcttcattgcaaaactccaagccattgtctgtgcgaagatacttgattttccgctccatttgattttcaaccaaaatcttccactctttaaatgcttcaaaagcatcactttttgccttcaaaaaatgcacccaaacctttcgtgagaaatcatcaataaaagtgagaagatacctctttttgcccttcgatggaagtttagagggaccccataaatctgaatggatgtagtctagcactcctcttgtcttgtgtttgccagtgttgaagctgaccttcttttgcttccctagaacgcaatgctcacagaagtcaagtgtgctgatcttctcaccttccaaaaggttacgattgctcaacatctccagtccacgtgcgctcatatgacccagtctcatgtgccatagtcttgccttgtcatcattagataactgcactgtagatgcatttgcagagccaacaatggtgcttccggccaatgtgtaaaggccgttctccagcttgcctttcagcatgactaaagaacctttagtcacctttatagttcctgcttcgctcatgtacctgtagccttgttcatccagagtactcagggagatcaaattcttcttcagatcaggaacatgacggacttgtgtaatagtcctcacgactccatcatggcagcgaacccgaactgagccaatgccaactattgcacaagttgcattattgcccattactacggttcctccacttttctcatagctgctaaaccagtcttttcggaacgtcatatgcagagtgcaagcagagtctaacacccatttgtttccataactactattattattacacgatgttgttagtacataatcattatcaaaatcatgtacctgttcaactgtggatgcactcgccttttccttggactttgacattgggcagtctcgttcaaagtgccccttcctggtcatctctatctccttcaatgtgcttccgcacatcactagagttaagtgtttGCCGCACCtactcaagcttgataggctccttgctatacatcattgaattctcaatatcacgatatcctgaagtcattgaaaatagcaaagcacaagCAAGTGTCTTctcctcctttttaattcctgcaatttGTAAGTtcatgacaagtttattgaacgcatctaaatgatcttgtaatgAAGtacctgtcgcacctcctttttccgaccccgcgaagggcgtaggagttttttccaattaaaggacagtcgaaacgggatttgtttatttatttcagagtcgccacttgggagatttagggtgtcccaagtcaccagtttaatcccgaatcgaggaaaagaatgactccatattacagtccgcgaaccagaaatccggataaggaattctgttaacccgggagaaggtgttaggcattcccgagttccgtggttctagcacggtcgctcaattgtcatatttggcttatttatctgattttaatacaattatgaaccgatgtgccaattttaactctttaccactttattattattattattttaaaaaaaattgtgaacatcgtttaaaaacatgtctttggattgggacacataaaatgcatccacgatccggaacgtatttttattcaatgttttgggatttggatttgggtcgcataaatgcatacccgtgtttaagaatgtattattattatatcgcgcctaaagcaattagcgatttattactttggggtagagccgtgaaatttgctaaaacgactcctccttaattctaag
Proteins encoded in this window:
- the LOC138878767 gene encoding uncharacterized mitochondrial protein AtMg00300-like, yielding MGNNATCAIVGIGSVRVRCHDGVVRTITQVRHVPDLKKNLISLSTLDEQGYRYMSEAGTIKVTKGSLVMLKGKLENGLYTLAGSTIVGSANASTVQLSNDDKARLWHMRLGHMSARGLEMLSNRNLLEGEKISTLDFCEHCVLGKQKKVSFNTGKHKTRGVLDYIHSDLWGPSKLPSKGKKSI